The Brevibacterium atlanticum genome segment CCACCGGAGTGCGTGCCCATTCCGCCCGCGCGTTCATGGGCGTCAACGCGATCCACGCCGCCGCCGAAGTGCTCACCCGGCTGGCCGAACACGAGACGGACACCGTCACCGTCGACGGACTCGACTACCGGGAATCGCTGTCGGCGGTGGACATCAGCGGGGGAGTCGCCGGCAATGTCGTGCCCGACGCCTGCCGCGTCTCCGTGAACTATCGGTTCGCCCCGAGCAAGTCCGCCGCTGAGGCGGAAGCATTCCTGCGCGAGTTCTTCACCGGCTTCGACGTCGTCGTCACCGATGCGGCCGAAGGTGCTCGTCCCGGTCTCGACCGACCGATCGCCCGGGCCTTCATCGACACCCTCGGGCTGTCCCCGGCCCCGAAGCTCGGCTGGACCGACGTCTCGCGGTTCAGTGCACTCGGGGTTCCGGCTGTGAATTTCGGCCCCGGCAACCCGCTGTACGCCCACAAGTCGGATGAGCATGTGAGAGTCGCCGAGGTGGAGCAGGCCACTTCAGCCCTGCGCAGCTACCTCGAAGGCAAGTGAGAACGATGGCGGACAGAGACGCGCGGGACCCCCGCGAGGCGGACCTTCACGAGTCGGAATCCGGGTACTACAGCAAGGGACCGCTGCAGCTGCGCGGCGACCAGGTGCCGGAGACCACGACGGATCAGCGGCTGCTCGAATCGGGGTCGAACGCGGACTGGGTCCACGAGGATCCGTGGCGCGTGATGCGAATCCAGTCCGAGTTCGTCGAGGGCTTCGGTTCGCTCGCCGAGATCGGGCCGGCCGTCTCGATCTTCGGCTCGGCGAGGCTGCACGCGGGCACTCAGGCCTACGCCGAGGCCCGGGAGATCGCTCGACGCCTCGCCGAATCGGGCAATGCCGTGATCACCGGCGGAGGTCCGGGAATCATGGAGGCCGGCAACCTCGGCGCGGTCGAAGGCGGGGGAGTGTCCATCGGTTTGGGCATCGAGCTGCCCTTCGAATCGGGACTGAACGACTACGTCGAACTCGGCGTGAACTTCCGCTACTTCTTCGTCCGCAAGACCATGTTCCTCAAATACTCGCGCGGATTCGTCGTCATGCCCGGTGGCTTCGGGACCCTCGACGAACTCTTCGAGGCCTTCACCATGGTCCAGACCGGCAAAGTGACCTCGTTTCCCATCGTGCTCTTCGGCACAAGCTACTGGCAGGGCCTCGTCGAGTGGATGCGCGGTTCCCTGCTGGCGACGGGCACGATCAGCGAGAAGGACTTCGATCTGTTCACCCTCACCGACGACATCGACGAGGTCGTGGACACGATCGGGCCGGGCGGTCGGGCGTGAGAGACGCAGCCGCAGGACAGCCGGAGACCGAGCGCTTCGATCTCTCCCGAGCGAAGCCGGGGACGCCGGCGATCATGGCCGTGATCAATCGCACGACGGATTCGTTCTACGAATCCGCGGCCACCCTCGACGAGGCGATCACCGCCGTCGCGGCGGCCGCCGCCGACGGTGCCCATATCGTCGACATCGGGGGAGTGCGGGCCGGCCGCGGGAGGGAGATCTCCGTGGCCGAGGAGATCGACCGTGTGTGTCCGACCATCGACGCCGTCGCCCGAGCCCATCCGCACGTGCTCATCAGCGTCGACACCTGGCGGCACGAGGTCGCCGAGGCCGCCTGCCGGGCCGGAGCCGGGCTGCTCAACGACACCTGGGCCGGAGTCGACCCGAAACTCGCCGAGGTGGCCGCCCGGTTCGACGCCGGCATCGTCTGCTCCCACACCGGAGGACTGAGCCCGCGCACCGATGCCCACCGCAGCCGCTACGGACTCACCGCCGGGGACGTGGTCGACGAGACCCTCACCGGTGTGATCGAACTCGCCGAGGCGGCCCGCTCTCTCGGCGTGCCCGAGAGCAGGATCGTCATCGACCCCACCCCGGACTTCGGGAAGAACACCTACCATTCCCTGCGTCTGCTGCGCGAACTCGACCGCTTCGCCGTCACCGGACACCCCGTGCTGCTGGCGATCTCCCGCAAGGACTTCGTCGGCGAAGCCATCGGCGACGTCGCCCCGCAGGACCGGCTGTACGGCACGATCGCTGCGACCGCACTGGCGATCGAACGGGGAGCGGCGATGATCCGCACCCATGACGTCCGCGCCACCGCCGACGCCATCGCTGTCACCTTAGCCGTCACGGGACAGGCCATACCGAAACACACCGTGCGCGGACTGCGCTGAACAACACACCGTGTGCGGTCCGCGCTCAACGCTGCGCCCAGGTCCCTATGCGAAAATGAACCCATGCCTGTGTGGATTGTGATCGGTGTCGCTGCCGCGATCTTCGTTCTCGTGATCGTCATCGCGGCGAGCTTCGACGTCTTCTCCTCCGAGACCCGCGACGAAGCCGAAGACCGGTGGACCGGACTGCCCGAGGACTTCACCAGCGACGACCTCGCAGCCGCGACGTTCCGGCCGGCGTTGCGCGGCTACCGAATGGACGACGTCGACGAAGCCATGGCTGTCCTGCAGGATCGCCTGCGCGAACTGGAGGCCGCCGTGAACGAGCCTTCCGCAGCGCCACCGGAAACATGGGCCCCGCCTGCCTCGTCAGCAGCCGGCGGCGCGAGCGAGACGCCCGCCGCCGCCCCCACGAGCGAGACGCCCGCCACCGCTGCTCCCGTCCCGTCGGCTGCCGCCGCCACCGACGGGACGACCCCACCGGACACGACCGCCGGAGAACGATGAGCCGTCCCGCAGACCTGCCCGGGATCACGCTCGCCCCCGAAGTCTTCGACTCCTCCCGCCTCTCCCGCCTCGGCGCACTGTTCCTCACACTGCCCGTCTGGCTGCAGGCTCTCGCCGTGTACTTCGTCTCGCGTGTGGTGAGTCTGTCGATCTTCGCCGCTGTGCTCAAACGTCAGGACCCGGCGAACTGGTCGTCCTCGCCGGTGACGACCACGCTCAACGACTTCCTCAACTTCTGGGACGGAGGTTGGTACTCACGCGTCGCCGAGGAAGGGTATCCGCGGGTCCTGCCCGTCGACGACAGCGGTGCCGTCACCGAGAACCAGTGGGCCTTCTACCCGCTGCATCCTTCCGTGGTCGCGACCCTGTCGGAACTGACGGGGGTCAGCTATGAGGTGATCTCGCCGATCGTGTCGACGGTGGCCGCCGGGCTCGCCGCGATCGTCATCCTCTCCCTGTTCCGCAAATACGTCGCCGCCGATCAGGCGCTGATGGGACTCGCGCTGGTGATGTTCTTCCCGCCTGCGGCGATCTTCTCCACCGGCTATGCCGAATCGCTGACTCTGCTGCTGCAGGCCATGGCCCTGTTCCTCGTCGTCGAGCGCCGCTACCTGCTGGCTCTTCCGGTCGTCGTCCTCATGGATCTGTCGCGGCCGATCGGGGTGGCGTTCTCCTTCTTCATGCTCCTGCACCTCATCGACCGCTTCCTGCGCCGCCGGGACGACCCGTATCCCGCCGCCGAGGTGGCCCGATCGTGGACGCTGGGCGTGCTGTCATGTGCCGCCGCCCTCGTCCACCCCGTCCACGCATGGTGGGCAACAGGATCCCTGACCGCCTATACCGACACCGAGGCGGCCTGGCACACAGGTGAGACCTCGTTCGTCGTCCAATGGGTGGCGCAGTCGATCAGCCTCATCGGACCGCTGGGTCCGGTGCTGCTCATCGTCGTCGTCGCAGGAATGCTCGCGCTGATCTTCTCCCCGGCGGGAGCACACATGGGACGGACGATGCAGATGTTCTGCCTCGGCTACGGGGCGTATCTGCTCATCTTCTTCAATCCGCAGACGTCGACGCTGCGGCTGCTGCTGCCGCTGTTCCCGATGGCGCTGACCCTCGCCCTGGTGCGTTCACGCGGATATCGGGCGGCGATGCTGGTCGCCTACATCCTCCTCCAGATCATCTGGGTGGGGTACTTGTGGCACTTCACCCCGCCGGCAGACCTTCCCCCGTGATCACCGCTTGTGAAGGAAAGTTACCCGGATCGTCGGGATCGTGGAATAATCTTGAGTACAACATTCGGTGCACCTGGTGTGGACCGTCTTTGCATGACAACGGAAGGAAGAGCCCACATGGCAGCCCAGAAACCCCGCACCGGCGACGGACCTCTGGAAGTGACCGAAGAAGGCCGAAGCATGGTGATGCGGCTTCCTGTCGAAGGCGGAGGTCGTCTGGTGATCGAACTCAGCAGAGACGAAGCCACCGGACTGCACGATACTCTGGCCGAGACGCTGGGACTCTGAGCGGACGGCCCGGAAGCGGGCCGGCACAGCATCGCACGAACAGCAGAGACTTCTTCAAGTCTCTGCTGTCGTCCTATTCACAGGCTCTTCTGGAGCAGCAGCAGACCTTCTCCGATGGGCATCAGCACCCGGTGGAGGTTCTCCTGCTCAGCGATGCGATTGAGCAGACTTCGGGCTGCCTGAGTGCGGGGACTGCGGTCGACGGGATCAGCCACGGCACCCTTGAGCAGCGTCTGGTGGATGACGAGGAGACCATGGGAGTCGAGCAGCCGCAGGGACGGTCGGATCATCCGCTCGAGGTTGGTCGGCTCGGAATCGATGAAGACCATGTCATAGGCAGCCGGGGCGAGCTTCTTGAGCACTTCCTCGGCGCGGCCGTTCATCAGTCGCAGTCGACCGGGTCGGATGCCTGCCATCTCGACGAGGTCGCGAGCCGCACCCTGCGCAGTGGAGTTCGTATCGATCGAGGTCAGTATTCCGGCGGTCGGCATTCCGCGCAGCAGGGCCAGCGTCGAGGTGCCGACGCCGGTTCCGACCTCGACTGCGGCCACAGGCGTGAGGAGGCGGGCGAGGAGCGTCAGCGTCGATGCGGTCGTCTGCGACACGGGGGCGAGCCCGAACTCGTGTGAGTGCGTTCTGGCCGCGTCGAGCAGGGGATCGGGCCCGTTGTACTGCTCGGAGAAGGTGAGATCACCTGCGTTTTCGCGTGACAATCGGCCCTCTCTCTCCGGTGTTGACTGCACCCAAGTCTAACCGCATTCGGGGTCGATTCCGTGGGTGTGCCACAGCTCATCGAGTTCGTCGGCCCCGAGGAATGCGCTGCGCTCGACCTTCCGGTGCGAGTGCGGGGTCCCCTCCGACTCCCATTCGAGGCGCGCCCGGGCGTGGATCTCCGGCGGCAGCACTCCGGCTGCGTTGACGACTCTCCACCACGTGACATTCGAACCGAACTCCTTCATCACTCGCCCGACATACCGGGGTGAGCAGCCGGCGACGGCGCCGACTGTCCCGTAGGCGACGACGCGCGCAGCGGGGACGAGTTCGACGATGCGCAGGACGCGTTCGACCGCTGCCTCGTCCATCATGCGCACCGAACGGAGCCGAGTGCCGAACCTGAGTTGACCATGAGTCGATGCTACCTTCGGCCACGGTAGACTTGGTGGCATGTTCATGGGTATCAACGGCACCGAAATGCTGATCCTCGTCGTTGTGGCCTTGGTCGTCATCGGACCCAAGCGCCTACCCGAATACGCACAGAAGCTGCGCGACTTCGTCCGCCAGATGCGGCGGATGGCCGAGGGCGCGAAGGACAGCGTCCGACGCGACTTCGGTGACGATTTCAAAGACGTCGACTGGCAGAAGCTCGATCCCAGGCAGTACGATCCGCGACGCATCGTCCGTGAAGCCCTCGTCGAAGAGGATGCTGCGATCCGTGAGTCCAAGCGTCGGGAGCGCTCCTCGCTCGAGTCCGCGGCCCCCACAGCGGATGCACAGACGCAGGGTACGGGGGATGAGGACGCCGCAGCCGATGCAGGTGGGACCGTCGACATCCGCGAGAAGTCCCCGATCGAGCGCTTCCAGGCTCAGGTCGAGCTGCGCGACCGTTCGACCACGGCCCCATTCGACTCCGAGGCCACCTGAGGCCTGATCCTCCGCCGCCGGCTCAGTTCTTCAGGCCAGGTCAGTTCTTGTGCACGGACGGGTGCTCGGGATTCGAACACAGCTCGTCCCAGTATCCGCGACAGAAGTACGAACCGCCCTTCTCCCACGTGATCCCGGCGAAGAGTTCGCGCACGGTCACCGCGTAGAGTCCCTTGTCTGCGACGGTCGCGAATACCTTCGGAGCCGCCTTCACCGTCGACGGGTGGATGGAGTGCATGAGGACGACAGAGCCCGGACGCGTGTGTGAGTGGACGTTCCTCACCGTCCTCTTCGGATTCTTGTTCCTCCAGTCGCCGGTGTCGACGTCCCAGATGATCGCCGGAGCGCCCAGAGCGTGCGCCGCAGACTTGTCCAGGGCACCGTAGGGCGGACGGACCAGAGCCGGATCGTCGCCGCCCACGTGGGACAGTGACTTCTGGGTGCGTCCGATCTCATGTGTGAGTGCGTCTTTGCTGAGGAGGTCGAGGCGCTGGTGTTTGAAGGTGTGGTTGTCGACCTCGTGGCCGGCTGCTGCGATCCGTTCGGCGACGTCCGGGAACTCGTGGATGTTCTGCCCGAGAAGGAAGTAGGTCAGTCGGATGTTCGCCTCATCGGCGGCATCGAGCAGGGCGTCCTCGGTCTTCGGCTCTCCAGGTCCGTCGTCGTAGGTCAGAGCCACACAGGGCAGAAGTGTGCACGAGTAGTCGGGGGTCCGCAGATCGCCTGGGCGTGGGATCTCAAGCGGAGTGTGCAGGTCTGCGGCCACCGCCTGGCCCGCAGCGGTGAGATCGGCATCGGCGACGGGCTGACCGTCGACGGTCAGCGAACCGGTGTCATCGGCGAAGATCGCGGCCGGGTCCACGCGTGCGGAGAACAGACTCTTGGCATCGACTGTCGTGTCGGCGGAGAGATCGGTGAGGAGAACGGTCGTGTGTGTCCGGGGCGACGCCTGCCGCAGGGCAGTGACGACGAACCTGCCGCCGGATGTGAGCACCGTGGTGCGGATGTCCAGGGTGTGCGGGTCGCCTGCCCGCTCCGCTTCTCCGCTCTCCGAAGAGGGCGATCCTCCTCCGTGCGAGCCGGGAGATGTGAAGCTCGTCGTCGACCACCGGTGCGACGGTGCCGTCGCGGTGGGTTCGAATGCCGCCCGGCCGTCGAATCCGCCGGCATCGTCGATCGCCTCGAGCACCCGGGTCTCGATCGCTGAGTTCAGCGATGCTGCTCCGGGCAGACCGAAGATGTGGATGTCCAGCTGCGGTCGGCGTTTCTGCGACACCACCGCGTAGCTGCGCAGTGACGCGGCGAGGTGGGCGAGGTTCGCCTCGGCGGTCGTTCTCTGCTCCTCCGCGATCGAGTCCGTATCGGGCGGGGCAGGTCTCCTCGCTGTGACGATGGCTCCGGCGAGGAGGACGAGTACGAGGAGCGCATTGGCATAGGCGAAGACGGTGTAGACGATCGTGTCTCTGCGATCGGGGGAGAACGCCAAGTTCTGGTCCTTGTCAGAAACGCATGGGGGATGAGGGACAGGAGGGGAAAGGGGAACCCGCCGTCCAGTCTAGAGCACATCACTGTCGCTGAGCTGCGTCGGATCAGACCGGGCTGAGCCCCAACGACCTCCCGGCGAGTCCACGTGAGCGCCTGCGCAGGGACTCGGCAAGGTCGTCGAATGCCCGACCGGCCGGAGACTCGGGACGACCGAGGACGACAGGGGTGCCCGCGTCGGAGCCTTCGCGCAGAGCAGTATCGAGGGGAACCTGCGCCAGCAGAGGCACATCCTTCTCGAGCGTGCGTGAGAGGTTCGTCGCCACGCTCTGCCCGCCACCGGACCCGAAGACCTCCATACGGGTGCCGTCGGGCATCTCCATCCATGACATGTTCTCGATCACGCCGATGAGATCCTGCTTCGTCTGCGTGGCGATGGATCCCGCTCGTTCGGCGACCTGTGCGGCTGCCGCCTGCGGAGTGGTGACGACGAGGAGCTCGGAGCCGGGCAGCAGCTGCGAGACGGAGATCGCGATGTCACCGGTGCCCGGAGGCAGGTCGAGCAGGAGCACATCGAGATCACCCCAGAACACGTCGGTGAGGAACTGCTGCAGGGCCCGGTGAAGCATCGGACCTCTCCACACGACGGCCTGGCTGGGCGGGACGAACATGCCGATGCTCATCACCTTCACATGGTGGGCGACCTGAGGCAGGATCATCTCATCGACGCGGGTCGGTTTGCCGGAGAGACCGAGCATGCCGGGGATTGAGAATCCGTAGATGTCGGCGTCGACGACGCCCACACGCAGGCCTTTGGCAGCCAGGGCGACCGCGAGGTTGGCCGTGACCGAGGACTTGCCGACGCCGCCCTTACCCGAGGCGATGGCGTAGACCTTGGTAAGGGAATCGGGACGGTTGAAGGGGATCTCCCGGGTTCCGCTGCCCTGCAGCTTCTCCTTCATCGCCTTGCGCTGCTGCGGTGTCATCGTGCCGAGGACGACCGTGACCTCGGTGACCCCGTCGAGGCGGGAGACTGCGGCCTTCGTGTCCTTCGTGATCGTGTCCTTGAGAGGGCAGCCGGCGATCGTGAGCAGGACCGTCACCGTGACCTTTCCGCCGTCGATCCTGATGTCGTCGACCATGTCGAGTTCGACGATGCTGCGGCGGATCTCCGGATCGATGACGCCGGTCAGAGCCTCTCGCACCGCATCCGTATCCAGACCAGTCATGCCCATGTCCTTTCCTCCCGGTTCAGTGCATCCGGGGCTCCAACACTACCTCTTAGGAATCGGCACCGTCATGCGCGGAACTCCCGTGACCCTCGGCGGTACCGCTGCGCCCCGGGGCGGGTTTCGGCTGCGCCTCCTCCTCGAGCTCCTTGAGCAGATCCTTGAGCTCGGAGCGGATGAAGTCGCGAGTCGCGACCTCACGCATCGCGATGCGCAGCGCCGCGACCTCACGGGCCAGATACTCGGTGTCGGCGAGATTGCGTTCGGCACGCTGCCGGTCGTGTTCGAACTCCACCCGGTCTCGGTCGGTGCTGCGGTTCTCCGCGAGCAGGATCAGGGGTGCCGCGTACGAGGCCTGCAGGGACAGGATGAGTGTGAGCAGCGTGAAGTTCAACGACCGCGGGTCGAACTGCCAGGACTCGGGCAGCAGAGTGTTCCACAGCAGCCACACGGCGCAGAAGACGGTCATCCCGACGAGGAACGCCGGGGTGCCCATGAAGCGGGCGAAGGCCTCGGCGCCGCGACCGAAGGTCTCAGGGGAGACGGTGAAGCTCGGCAGCTTGCGTTTGCTCGACCGAGGGATTTCGAAGTCATCGACTGCCATGTCTACCCCTTCCTGGGCTCATCGCGACCGGTGGTGCGCCAGTCCTCGGGCAGCAGCTCGTCGAGGACGTCATCGACGGTGACCACGCCGACGAGGCGGTCGTTCTCATCCGTGATCGGCACCGAGACCAGATTGTACGCGGCCAGCAGCTTCGACACCTCACCGAGGGGAGCGTTCGGCGCCAGCGGCTCGACCTCGGTGTCGAGCATGATCCCGACCGCTTCGTGCGGGGGATGTCGGAGCATCTCCTGGATGTGGACGAGGCCGAGATACTTCCCCGTCGGGGTCTCCACGGGTTGGCGGCAGACGAAGACGGCGGCCGCCAGCGCGGCGGGCAGGTCCTCGCGGCGGACATGGGCGAGCGCCTCGGCGACGGTGGCCTCAGGGGTGAGGATGACCGGCTCTGT includes the following:
- a CDS encoding LOG family protein gives rise to the protein MADRDARDPREADLHESESGYYSKGPLQLRGDQVPETTTDQRLLESGSNADWVHEDPWRVMRIQSEFVEGFGSLAEIGPAVSIFGSARLHAGTQAYAEAREIARRLAESGNAVITGGGPGIMEAGNLGAVEGGGVSIGLGIELPFESGLNDYVELGVNFRYFFVRKTMFLKYSRGFVVMPGGFGTLDELFEAFTMVQTGKVTSFPIVLFGTSYWQGLVEWMRGSLLATGTISEKDFDLFTLTDDIDEVVDTIGPGGRA
- the folP gene encoding dihydropteroate synthase gives rise to the protein MRDAAAGQPETERFDLSRAKPGTPAIMAVINRTTDSFYESAATLDEAITAVAAAAADGAHIVDIGGVRAGRGREISVAEEIDRVCPTIDAVARAHPHVLISVDTWRHEVAEAACRAGAGLLNDTWAGVDPKLAEVAARFDAGIVCSHTGGLSPRTDAHRSRYGLTAGDVVDETLTGVIELAEAARSLGVPESRIVIDPTPDFGKNTYHSLRLLRELDRFAVTGHPVLLAISRKDFVGEAIGDVAPQDRLYGTIAATALAIERGAAMIRTHDVRATADAIAVTLAVTGQAIPKHTVRGLR
- a CDS encoding DivIVA domain-containing protein; amino-acid sequence: MPVWIVIGVAAAIFVLVIVIAASFDVFSSETRDEAEDRWTGLPEDFTSDDLAAATFRPALRGYRMDDVDEAMAVLQDRLRELEAAVNEPSAAPPETWAPPASSAAGGASETPAAAPTSETPATAAPVPSAAAATDGTTPPDTTAGER
- a CDS encoding DUF3117 domain-containing protein produces the protein MAAQKPRTGDGPLEVTEEGRSMVMRLPVEGGGRLVIELSRDEATGLHDTLAETLGL
- a CDS encoding O-methyltransferase, whose amino-acid sequence is MSRENAGDLTFSEQYNGPDPLLDAARTHSHEFGLAPVSQTTASTLTLLARLLTPVAAVEVGTGVGTSTLALLRGMPTAGILTSIDTNSTAQGAARDLVEMAGIRPGRLRLMNGRAEEVLKKLAPAAYDMVFIDSEPTNLERMIRPSLRLLDSHGLLVIHQTLLKGAVADPVDRSPRTQAARSLLNRIAEQENLHRVLMPIGEGLLLLQKSL
- a CDS encoding MGMT family protein, which translates into the protein MMDEAAVERVLRIVELVPAARVVAYGTVGAVAGCSPRYVGRVMKEFGSNVTWWRVVNAAGVLPPEIHARARLEWESEGTPHSHRKVERSAFLGADELDELWHTHGIDPECG
- a CDS encoding twin-arginine translocase TatA/TatE family subunit encodes the protein MFMGINGTEMLILVVVALVVIGPKRLPEYAQKLRDFVRQMRRMAEGAKDSVRRDFGDDFKDVDWQKLDPRQYDPRRIVREALVEEDAAIRESKRRERSSLESAAPTADAQTQGTGDEDAAADAGGTVDIREKSPIERFQAQVELRDRSTTAPFDSEAT
- a CDS encoding polysaccharide deacetylase family protein encodes the protein MAFSPDRRDTIVYTVFAYANALLVLVLLAGAIVTARRPAPPDTDSIAEEQRTTAEANLAHLAASLRSYAVVSQKRRPQLDIHIFGLPGAASLNSAIETRVLEAIDDAGGFDGRAAFEPTATAPSHRWSTTSFTSPGSHGGGSPSSESGEAERAGDPHTLDIRTTVLTSGGRFVVTALRQASPRTHTTVLLTDLSADTTVDAKSLFSARVDPAAIFADDTGSLTVDGQPVADADLTAAGQAVAADLHTPLEIPRPGDLRTPDYSCTLLPCVALTYDDGPGEPKTEDALLDAADEANIRLTYFLLGQNIHEFPDVAERIAAAGHEVDNHTFKHQRLDLLSKDALTHEIGRTQKSLSHVGGDDPALVRPPYGALDKSAAHALGAPAIIWDVDTGDWRNKNPKRTVRNVHSHTRPGSVVLMHSIHPSTVKAAPKVFATVADKGLYAVTVRELFAGITWEKGGSYFCRGYWDELCSNPEHPSVHKN
- a CDS encoding Mrp/NBP35 family ATP-binding protein, which translates into the protein MTGLDTDAVREALTGVIDPEIRRSIVELDMVDDIRIDGGKVTVTVLLTIAGCPLKDTITKDTKAAVSRLDGVTEVTVVLGTMTPQQRKAMKEKLQGSGTREIPFNRPDSLTKVYAIASGKGGVGKSSVTANLAVALAAKGLRVGVVDADIYGFSIPGMLGLSGKPTRVDEMILPQVAHHVKVMSIGMFVPPSQAVVWRGPMLHRALQQFLTDVFWGDLDVLLLDLPPGTGDIAISVSQLLPGSELLVVTTPQAAAAQVAERAGSIATQTKQDLIGVIENMSWMEMPDGTRMEVFGSGGGQSVATNLSRTLEKDVPLLAQVPLDTALREGSDAGTPVVLGRPESPAGRAFDDLAESLRRRSRGLAGRSLGLSPV
- a CDS encoding DUF1003 domain-containing protein, whose amino-acid sequence is MAVDDFEIPRSSKRKLPSFTVSPETFGRGAEAFARFMGTPAFLVGMTVFCAVWLLWNTLLPESWQFDPRSLNFTLLTLILSLQASYAAPLILLAENRSTDRDRVEFEHDRQRAERNLADTEYLAREVAALRIAMREVATRDFIRSELKDLLKELEEEAQPKPAPGRSGTAEGHGSSAHDGADS